A segment of the Juglans regia cultivar Chandler chromosome 15, Walnut 2.0, whole genome shotgun sequence genome:
ttattgtgaccAGTGTTAATTAGAAAATCAAACGAGTATAGAAAATCAAGAGTTAACTTTGACTAGTTTACTCTTGAACCAtgtcatctaataattatttaaaattaaaatattaaatccaAGTAAATATGATTGAGCGAAATTTTAGTAGATTCTTGACTCATTGAGGTAGATCATCTTATCGTCATCATCCATATTTTAAgggtgtgtttagatgttagagtgagttgagttgagatgataaaatattattagaatattattttttaatattattattattttaaaatttaaaaaagttaaattatttattatattttgtgttaagatttaaaaaaattataatgatgagttgagatgaatctgtaatccaaactcacctaagaTGAATAATCAAGTTCTAGTTTGAGATCTacctgctaaaaaaaaaaaaaggagaatggttaaaacacaccgtttcatgttccttataaacataataaattggAGCCACTAGATCACAATTCATGAACTTGACATTAGATGCCCATTTTATTAAACATGTAGCCACTCCAATTTGTGTCCcgaatatcatattatatgaaCATTTAGACCGActccaattttgtttttattatctttactgaaaatattttattaggtggGGACAGAGGTAGACATCAATACATGTGTTACATTGGACCCACCGAATCAACcccatacaatttttttttttttttttgatcatcAACCCCATTCATTGAACCTGCTGACGGAAGCGAAGCCCTCCATTGGGCTTCCTCGTTAAAATATAGGagacaatatattaaaaaaaaaagatcacatCTTTGTAACTTCTCTTTTTGTTCTGCTCGCTTGTGCGCCATTGCGCCGGATGTAGAAGATGTTTTTCGTGATCATGGAGCCTGGATTCTCGGCTTGATTACAGGGAGTTCTGGTTATGGCTTTGTGGGGGGTTGAGGAGCTTGGAGTTTGGTGCAGATAAGTAGCTTTTTGCTTGTTTTTGAATGAACTCTTAAGGATtggttgtttttgtttgtgttgATTTTATTGGGTACTTTTGTTTGCTGCTAGTTTTGGTGAAGCTTTGGGTGGGTGTCTATGCGGGCATGTGAAGATTTTATGCGTTTTGTGGAGTTTCTAATTGGTATTGAAATTTTGGAAGTGGGTTTCCAATTTGGTTTGATCTATGTGGGGAAATGGGTTTGCTTGCTTGATAGTTTGAATAGTCCCAGGAAGGTTGACGGAGGAATTTAAATTGCTCTGGGAAGGATAGTGTATGAAGTTTGTAAGAATGGCTTCAACAGAGTGGGAAAAACACACAATCTAGGGTTTTAGGGGGATGGGGTTTAAGGGTCTGATCTGAATTATTGTTGGGAACAAGCAATGGATGGAAATCTATCACAAGGAGATCTGATTCCAGGTGGGGCTTCCTATGGAGGCTTTGACTTGCAAGGTTCAATGAGAGTTCATCATCAAGCACAACACCCTCATCCAGGACACCAACATCAATCTCGTGCTCGCCAAGGTTCTTCGGTGCATCCCTCGATTCATGTGGGTTTTCCACTCACAATGGTAACCGTACAAAACAGCGATCAAACCATTCCAGTGGCAGATTTCAATAAGGGAGAGCGAAGCAAAAACTCAATGAGTGATGAGGATGAGCCAAGTTTTGCTGAAGAGGGCGTTGATGGTCATAATGAAGGAAACAGAGGGAAGAAGGGGTCCCCATGGCAGCGTGTGAAGTGGACGGATAAGATGGTGAAGCTTTTGATTACTGCTGTTTCTTATATAGGTGAGGATGCTTCTCCAGATTGTAGTGGTGGGGGGAGAAGAAAATTTGTGGCCCTACAAAAAAAGGGCAAGTGGAAATCTATCTCAAAGGTCATGGCTGAGAGGGGTTATCATGTCTCCCCTCAGCAGTGTGAGGATAAATTCAACGACCTAAACAAAAGATATAAGAGGCTTAATGATATGCTTGGGAGGGGCACTTCTTGCAAGGTTGTTGAGAACCCTTCGCTTTTGGATATGATAGAGTATCTGACAGAGAAGGAGAAGGATGATGTTAGGAAAATATTAAGCTCAAAGCAGTTATTCTATGAAGAGATGTGTTCTTATCACAATGGTAACAGATTGCACCTGCCTCATGATCCAGAACTGCAGCGTTCATTGCATTTGGCTCTTAGAACTAGAGATGATCACGATAATGATGATGCAAGGAGGCACCAACATGATGATCTGGATGAAGATGATCAAGATTTGGACACTGATGATCGTgatgattttgaagaaaatcacACTTCTCATGGGATGTACGGAGTGTTAGGGTctgcaaagaaaatgaaacaaggGCATTCCCATGAAGATGTTAGTTTTGGGAATTCCTTGAATTCCCAGGACTACAACAAAAGTCCTTATTCTCATTCTCAAATTGCCCAAGCTGATATGAATCAAGCCTTGCCTGAGACCATGAGACCAGCTTGGTTACAAAAGCAGTGGATTGAGTCCCGTTCACTTCAATTAGAAGAACAGAAGCTCCACATTCAAGTTGAGATGTTGGAATTGGAGAAACAGCGCCTCAAATGGAAGAGATTTAGCGGGAAAAGAGACCATGAGTTGGAAAAGATGAGGCTGGAAAATGAGAGGATGAAACTTGAGAATGAGCGCATGGCACTAGAATTGAAGCGAAAAGAAATGAGTGCTGGCTTTAACTAGTTTCTTGCAATAGCTACATGCTTGATATAATTCCTCTTGCTGCCGGTAGACTGCAGTTGGTTTTGAGGGGAGTATTGCATATTGGACAGCGGAACCTTGTTGGCTGTCACCAATGCTGCCTACTTATTTTGTGTAATAGTAGAGTAGTGACAATACCAATAGGCAAATTCTCATTCTTTTGCCTGAAGGGAAATGGTATTGTCTATGGTTGAAGAGTTTTGTGGCTAgcattgttttttaatattttttaagttggatttttaaatattttacctTGTTGTCCCTTTCTTGAAACTCAgctaatatgattttgtttttagtgCTAGAATAATTCTCTTTGTCAAATGCTGcaatattttcatttacttGTAAAATAATGTCTCTTTGTGGCAATTTAAGACGACTATAATTAAATTGTTGCTTTTACCTGCGTGCATGTGTAAAGGCAGGATATACTTATGGGTCCAAGGATTAATCAGTGCGGGGTTTGCAAGCTGTTATGATATAGCTTATGATATTTGAACAGGAGGCCATGCGATAACATATATAAGATGACCCTTGACAGCTATGACCATTGATATACTGTGAGCCTTATATAGGATTAGAATCTTGATTAGCTTATGGTATGAGAATTCAGGTCAGCAGAGTCATAGAGTAGTGACCCTGTAATTTCATAAGTTAAACtgtttagaaagaaagaaatgaatttgatcatttgaTAAGGCTCATAATGTTCTTTAAATGATCCATTTGTCTGGTTTGATTTATGTGAtgttttttataatctaatcTGACGTCATATTACCATTATCACGAGGTTTGCATTTATACATCAATTTGTCGGTGTAACATTATGCCGGACCAGTTGGTCAGAGTGTTGGGTTGCAATGTTGCCTAATATGCATACTAATGACCGAAACTTGCACATGTTGCTGCTGAACTCCAGACTGGTTtctgattttctcaaaaatttcaAGTTGTTCTTTCATAACAATCGTTCTCAGCATTCAGGTAGTCCTTGTGATGCATGTCCTCAGATCCTGACTCAATTTCTGTTTGGATTGCATGTTCTTGGAGCATGACTCAATTGCCATTTGAACTTCTTTCTGTTGAACTATATGTACAATTATCTACTCATgcttatcctttttttttttatcggtaaacaaattttgattgatcaaaagagtaggcaaaaacccaagtatacgggacatatttATCTGTAGCTGTAAATTGGCTTATTAATGTCTTCATCAATTCTTATAATGGCAAGAAGCTAGAAATCACATGCACTCCTTAATCCATTCTTTATCTTGCATCtgttatatatgtaaattgataaaaaaaaaaaaaaaaaaaaaaaaaaactgggaaGAAGTTGTAAATGGATGGTTTCTCTTGATTCTGAAAGTGAAAATCGCATTTCAAAATTGGATAGAGAATAGATTTTGCAAATGGTATGTAATGGCTTTAGCCAATGATCCTTTTTCTGGAATGTGGCTTTTGTGTGCGAACTCTCAGTtaggaaaaggaaagaaaaattaaaataaaaaacttcccACATTTTCCTGGTGTTTGCTTAACAGCAAAAGGTGTGGGTCCTACTGGTAACATCTTCCCTGTAGAAGAATTTTTCCAGCAAATCTAATCATGCATTTTTAGCAAGTTTTTGCATTATGGAAAGTTTTAAGTTGCAAAGGCTGAACTCAATTTTAGCAATAAATTGATTTTCCTCAGATTTATCAGGTAATTATGTTTCATTTGGAGGAGCAATCAGAATGTACTGAACTCAATTTTACTTTAAATTGGCAAAGGCTTGCAAGCGAATGGCTTATAATTAACGCGATCTGTCCATAATTTATGTTTCCTAGTCTTGATTGATCTCTACAAAATATGCTTCTATGTTCTGCCAACTGCTTGCAGGAAATATTTATGCTTGGATGGTTTCCAAGGATTAGCAAGTGAGAGattttttattgcttttattgtaattttatgttatataatatgCAGTCATTTGTTTGGCCTTCATTCTGATTATCAGACTGTCGATCCTGGTTCTCAAATAGTCGAAGGAAagcatttttatatttgtacaTTAGTTGTAGATGTTCATTTCCTTTTAAAGTCACTGCTATCTGGACCCTATATACGTGTATTATGCTGCTcataagttttaatttttgattttgttcttacttgtaaaaaatctaatttaattcCTTGGCAAAGAGGTCTTTGAGCTATTTTCTGCAAAATAAAGAACTACCATTCAAACTTATCTTGCAGTGAAAATGTTCAAGCGTATACTTTTTGTGCTTTACttgtttttttgattttatcaaAATGGGAATCTTTGTAATGGACGCCAGTGCAACTACTGGCGTTTTTGTACAGGATGTATTTTTATCACGTACCTTCAGGTGCTGATATATATTGCTGTTAAATTATCTGTTACCAgtaaaagtttatattttttttaggtaacTTTTACTGGTAACAGATAATTTAACAGCAATATACCAGCAGAAAAGTTTATTTCAAATACTTGTATCTTACTTCATGCAACTAGGTATTACGGTCCTCCAAAATGTACTGACTTTTTTCCAAACTGAGGTTAGTAGCAGAGAGGTAAGTAAACTgaaaagtttatgaaaatttggGGTTTGCTTGATCattggtttaaatattggttgcATTCAAATTGGAACTAATCCATTGATTATAAGAAAGCTTGCCACTCTTTTATCAGCCAAATAGCTGATATATCTATTTCTTGAAAGTTTCAGTTTTCATCTGGTTGTTTTGGATTATCACCTGTTACATGCTTCAAAGGTGACCTAATATTTGTGTTGTTCCAAACTACAACTGGTAGTTAtaaggtttattttttatgccttAATTGATCGACAATTGCCGACAGCGATATATGTAGGAGAAGCTGGTACAGAGAAACCTTCTGTATAAGGTTTGGAATGGTGAATTGAGGTAGAGTTATATCCATtgctctctatcttctccaaAAGATACGTCTGAAATTAAACTGACATCATGGTGTCTATCCAATTCTTTCCATATATGAAATTAAACTGGCATCATGGTGTCTATCCAATGATTTTCATATCCCGAGTAATTCCTGGTAGGAAATTGTGGCTTAATTACATATTTCCACTGTGCTATCACTCTCAGGATATTGAATGTTGTTAAATGCCAAGTACCCTAGTTTAGTTGATATGCAGGAGATGCGAATTGGACCAATTAATGATGCCCAGCTGCTGTGGATTTTAGCGGTAAGAGGCTTGTTTTTGTTTGCCTTATATTTTCTGTGGGCATGAAGAGAGGGTTGGGGTGAAGATGTTCCCCCTCTGAATATATTATACAAGTAATTAGTGCAAACTGCATAAATCCCTTGTACCTGTATTGATTGAAAAAGACTTATTTAAGACTGCCGATTTTTATTAATCTACCTTGGCTGAGAATGGTGGGTCTGTCGGCAAAGTTATGCTTGAATCCTGTCAGTTTTATGCAGTAACAGGTAAATCCAGGTTCACTAGTTATCAAGAACTACAattcaaatagaaatatatgaTTGGATCTGAGCATGTGAATTTAGAGTTTCTCTTTCTGCCTTTTTTTACACGTGCGAAATGATGAATTGAAAGGAAATTAGGGTTGAAAAGAGTAGAGTGCTAAAGATTAGCCACCTCTGGATACTTCTACATAGTGAACATAAGCACTTCATCGTTATACGTATCAGTTTTCTGTTTGTTAGTAAGGATTTAATCATTATTTGCGCTGGTAATTATTGGATGTCACTTTAAGTTTTCAGTAATCAGAGTTTATGATTCAATAGGATTTAATATTTTAGGATACTATGCAAACTAAAGTATTATAATCCCATCAGACATGCATATCTGCCTGTAGCCTCAAGCAAATAACTGCCTCCTGAAATGTGAAATAGTATCATTAATTAGTTTTCTTGTATTTGAATAGCCACATATATTGGTTTTCTGACACTATCACACTCTTTTTCTTGGCAGAGTTGCTATCATCCTATTTGATAATCTTCAAATAATACCCTCTCTATTTATGACTCTAGTTTGATAGTATCCATAGTACCTTAGTATTAATTGTTATAATGTTGACAGTTCACATCTTCTGTTCTCCTAGAGGGGATTGTTAGAGGACACCGAAAGGGAAGACTCTACCCACTATAGAGGTATAATCTGTATTTATTAGTTTCAATTATCGCACCTATAATTACCTACCTTTCTAAAGTTTCATGAGATATACATAATGCATACTGATTGTTATTGCCAATCATTGGGCTTAATATTCAGCTAAATCTTTGAAGCCTTGTTTGTAGGTTTGTCGCCGGTTGGGTTGCCGTAAAATGGAGCAACGCCGATATCTTGTTTGAGGATCTGTTTTCTGGGTTCCTCCCTACTGATTCACAAATCACTTTAGTGGTATTGAGGTACTCCTTCTCAGTCTCTGTTTCTGCAGCTAGAGaacacatcatcatcatcactccTCCTAGTTTTATTGGTTGGGTTAATACATGGTACTAGTGAAGTGGGATTACAGTCTTGACCACATGGGGCGTTTGTAAAGATAGCATACAAAGTTTGTTGCAAGACACTTTAAATGATCATTGGACAAAGCTTTATCCTGTTATCCATTTAAGAGAGTCTCACATCAGAGAAGTGGacagaagtaaaaaaaaaaaaaaaaaaaggcagcaTAGAAGTGGACGGGAGAAGAATGTGGTCTTTTGTTGTTACTACAGATCTACCTGTCTTTCCCCATTGTAAATTGTTGTTTATGGGCACATGGGGGCCTCTCCACCCTCTCTTGTTCAGTGTCATCTTTTTGAGTGCTTTCTTTTGGGGTCCCCTCCACAATGACccttttacatatatatatatatatatatataaaggtttgTACTTTGGTCTTGGGGTGGAGATGGGTTTTGGTAATTGTTGATGTAATTAGGTTTTATTAGGCATAATTATCCTCGGGATCGTTTTTGGGTCTTTGAATTCGTGTGACATCGTTTTGTGGGTGTGCACATGCTTCCATGTTCCAATGATGCGCACAACCTTAAAAGCGGCGTTTTGCCATTCATGTAAGCATAACTCCTGAGATCagctttaaacataaacattactATTACCAAAATCTCTGGCACGTGGTTATGATTGCTTGCAAGTCACTCCCGCTATATCTttttagtattgtatttttctcCGTTGGTAAGTCTTTCTTTTTGAGTTATAAGTACATATGAAGGATTCTtacaataaaaatcattaaaaatttgagtTGTGCAAGCCACTATGTATGGAAGTTTATATTGATAATGCCCCAACTgtaaatcataataataataataataataataataacaataataataatggagggtgtgtaaatataatttatctttaatttattcttaaaatttcCACTCAATGTAATTTGAACTATTTAGTCATTCACTTGTCAACagagtaaaatgaccaaaaTACCCTTTTTATTTTAGTACTAAATGCATATTcttcatttcaaaataaaatggagagaaatatGTGGAATGAATAGTCAAGAAAAGTGACAAACTCCATATTTGTATGGAGAttgtatatacatgtatatgtatatataatattagattcTGTTTGGATTCGGaaagtgttttatttcatctcatttcatcattaggCCTACACATTAGCCGGCCCAATCACTTTTTGAGCTCGACCCAACTCAGCCCACAACCCATAACCAACGAAAGTAAAATGACCCGACTCGATCCGACCCATTCGGGTCGGGTTAAAAGTTATCATCCCACAACCCCCTCTCTCGCAATCTCTAGCTAGAAAAGTTATTAGCTCGTATACAGCTAGTTTTCAAAGAATCGGTTTGGATCCAAAGATGAAGCAGGAGATTGTTGACGATGACTTTCAGCAAGAGTAAGAACTATTATGAAAAGATTGGAAAGCCATTGAAGATGGGTTATCTTCCTATGGCCTTCTTAGGACAGGGAAGTCAGCGATGATTGCAACAATGGCAAACTATTGGACGATGATGTCTATCATCTTAAGCTCACAACAGTGAAGGATAACATGGAGCTGCAAAAGCTTTTGATCGAGACTACTGCTAGGTCCATCATCGTGATCGAGGACATTGACTGCTCACTTGATCTTACTGgtcaaagaaagaagaaatgttgATGCAAAAACTGAGATACAGGTGTTCGTAACTTCGTGGAGCTACGgccgaagagagagagagaaaggattAGGATTTTTTGTGTGGAGAAAAGATAAGAGATCGGGGGCTACGGTTTTGTCCGCTTAATAGATTGGACCAAtctgcattattttttaatccgattttACCGAGTGGATGGGTCAGATATTACGGACGGATTGggccaaaaaattattttgcacATGCctactcatcattataacttttctaaattttcatacatataaacaatttaactttttcaaatctcaaaacaataatgatattaaaaaataatattttaacaatatttttttcaacttttatctttaatctaaaaccatctcattttatctcatctctaatcCAAACCAATCCTTATTTACATTTGATTGGGCCATACTCAAGTGCTTAATTACCTTAGGTACCTCCAATTAGGagagttttgtttttctttttttctttttttttcgggGGTTGGGGGGCGCTGCTGAGCTGGTGCCAGATAAATGGTAGGGGTTAATCCACATGGTAGACAAGATGTACATTCACATCACATGCTCGTCCATGTGAAATAAACCTTTTTGTCTACGCGTAAACTTTTCATATACATGTTCCTGTAAAATAAAGTCAGCCACCTACCAATTCAATGTGTGCATATCATGTATTtcccttttctttattttttttatttgtttttatttataatctttgagtttataaatatatcacaatatAAAGGTAGCACTCGCTAATTTCTAGCTATGAGGCTGTATTTATAATCATGTGTTGTAAAATACATAGAGATCAGCTCATCATGACACATGCGAGCGCTATATAAAGAGTACtggctttttaattttatagataaatatacatatatatatatattatgtaactatataataataatattaaatatgtcaccattaaataattttcaaatcatttgaTTCCACATCATAGAATTAAtgaatagtatatattactagtctaacaatattaaataatgaaGGAGACACCGTTGGATCGATCTTAACACGGCTTGACATGATCAACCAAGACTTTCATCACTCGATTCATTGCAAGTTTCAAAACATCACTGTTGTATTAGTTTCTTGGTGGTTGTCCAAGAAAACTTAAGAAAGAGAGAATATCAATTTCCCTTTTAACCTAGACGTTGCATGCGGTCCCATGCATATTTCTTGTTCTCAacttgcacatatatatatatatatatatataatcttttatgaaattctCAAAGCTACCAATCTAAATCTACCATGTGACTCCTTTGCATATAACTGGTACAATGCCAGCCTGcatgatatacatacatatatatatatatatatatatatatatatatatatatatacacatgtgtATAATTCCAGCTATTTATTGAGATGTTGTGCCAGCAAAGCAACCCGACATAAACaaaaaccctagctagctagtaaaaaaaaaaacactaatgtTTTGTAAGACAAGCAACATatacgtacatacatacatatataagcAATTAAAACCTTGGGGcaaaaaaggagaaaacaatGTTATCATGTCGACAGTGCTGCATGCATACAGCAATATCCCCACTTCTCATCATGTTATTTacgaagtatatatatatatatatatatatatatatatatatgatctgtttTACTTAATTCTAATTTAAACATTGCAGGCGATCGAATAGATGCCGCTCCCATGCATTATGATCTACATATAATAACTCGCCCTAGCCTGCAACCTCATACTTtgttgttagatttttttac
Coding sequences within it:
- the LOC109004836 gene encoding uncharacterized protein LOC109004836; this translates as MDGNLSQGDLIPGGASYGGFDLQGSMRVHHQAQHPHPGHQHQSRARQGSSVHPSIHVGFPLTMVTVQNSDQTIPVADFNKGERSKNSMSDEDEPSFAEEGVDGHNEGNRGKKGSPWQRVKWTDKMVKLLITAVSYIGEDASPDCSGGGRRKFVALQKKGKWKSISKVMAERGYHVSPQQCEDKFNDLNKRYKRLNDMLGRGTSCKVVENPSLLDMIEYLTEKEKDDVRKILSSKQLFYEEMCSYHNGNRLHLPHDPELQRSLHLALRTRDDHDNDDARRHQHDDLDEDDQDLDTDDRDDFEENHTSHGMYGVLGSAKKMKQGHSHEDVSFGNSLNSQDYNKSPYSHSQIAQADMNQALPETMRPAWLQKQWIESRSLQLEEQKLHIQVEMLELEKQRLKWKRFSGKRDHELEKMRLENERMKLENERMALELKRKEMSAGFN